In the Candidatus Zymogenus saltonus genome, AAACGACCATTATTGAAGTTGTCTATCCGCCACAACAAGGGCACCAACATCGAGGATTATAAATCTTCTGTCTTTCTGCTCGGCCCTCGCCCTAAAATATTTTTTGACCACCCCTTTAAATTCCGGAGGGAGGGGAGCGGGGTCCAATTCAAGTTGAATGACCTCGTAATCACCGTCAATACTCAGGCCGAAGGTTTCATCACCGACCTTAACCAAAAGGGCCATGTCTCCTCTCTCATCTTCCTTCAATCCAAGACGTCTCTTCAAGCTCAGATAAGGTATCGGCTCCCCCTGGTGAACAATAAAACCGAGAACAAAATCCGACAGCAACGGGGCCATAAAAACCTTCTCAACCAGAACAACCTTTACGACCTCTCTTATCGATATTCCGAAACTTCTATTTCCAAGAGAAAATATAAAATACCGCTTTTCAATGTCACCGTCTAAAAGTCTCATTGCTTCATTTATAAAGGCTTAATCCGATGGCAAAATCATCTCCATCAACCAGGGGATATTCAGAAGTAAAACCATATTGCCCGAGATCATCAGCAGCTCCTGATATATCTTGGTCGATTCATTAACGGCTATTTCAGGAAACGGGAACCTGTCAAACGACCTTTCGTCCAAAACCCCCTCTATATAGTCTACAATAATCCCTCCCCTCTGCAGCTCTGAGCTGTCTCCAAGACCCCTTTTTATGATTACCATGCTGTTGACGGATTCCATCCCCCTCCCTCCTCGTCTGACCGATTTCCCTCCACCCCCCCTTTGTCTTAACGATTCTCCCCTTCCCCCCTCGCCTTTCCAGTCTGTGTCTGAATCTCCATTCCCGAGTCTGAAGTAACCCTTGATATTAAACACGGGGATTTTTTCGTCCCTTATATTTATAGAACCGAGGATATTCTTGGTCTTTGATCCTTTATCGTTATAATTCACATCTCCCGTCTGGATAATCTCCGCCAAGAAAACGGCGTTCAACCCGAAGAGTACCCCTCCCACGGAAAATACCAAGATGAGCTTTTTATCTACGGCAAACGTATCGTATCTGCCAACCGAATATCTGCTGCCCTTGAAATTTCCGATCTCCCCTCTGTCAGCCGCCACGCTTTATTACCCCCCCTTTAATTTGTAACAAGACCTTCCCTAATGTATCACATCCGTTTACAGATTGCCCAGCAGCTAAAAATGCCGAACTCCCCTATTATTCCGTTTTATCGTTCCCCCACCACCCAGATTACCCAACCCACAACCCCCCGTCCCAAAAATATATACCCCCCCACACAATTGCCCACCCCCCCTGATTTATGATGCTACAATTCCCTAATAGAAGTTATCATAATTAGAGATTAGTGTCAAGTTTTTAATGTCAAAAAGAAATAGTGAAAAATACTACTTTTGTTGTTAAGCGGTTATTCAAGATAGACTTATTCCTCCTTGACACAACAGCTAATTTGAGAGTATATTTTGGTAAAATACCTTAAATGTGAGGCAGTGATATGTCTGAGATTTTGAATAAGATTCACTGGCTGGGCCACTCGGGGTTTCGGGTGGAAGGATCAAAGACAGTTTACTTCGATCCCTACAACATCGCCGGGGGGCCGACGGCTGACCTCATCCTTGTATCCCACACCCACTACGATCACTTCTCGCCCAACGACATAAAGAAGGTATCTGACGGAAACACGACCCTTGTTATCTCATCCGATGCAAACCCGGATTTTGCGGGCGAGGTGATAAAGCTCGTGCCAGGAAAAACGGTCGACGCAAAGGGGATGACCATAAAGGGAGTCCCCGCCTACAATGTAGGCAAGCAGTTTCACCCTAAGGCGAACGGCTGGCTAGGCTACCTTCTCACCATCGACAATGATACGATCTACCACACGGGGGACACCGACCTGATTCCGGAGATGAATGGGATTAAAGCTGACGTGGCGCTCGTTCCCGTCGGCGGGACGTTCACCATGGACGCCGCCGAGGCGGCAAAAGCGGTCAAGGCGATGGGGGTAAAGGCCGCAATCCCGATGCACTGGGGCGAGATCGTGGGGGATGAATCGGACGCCCGGAGATTCAAGGAGCTCGTCGGGGACGCCGCCGAGGTCGTGATATTGAAGAAGGAGTGAAGAAAGGGTCCTGAAAAGACAAGGACATTTATTGAGGCTTCACGAAGTCTTTGAAAGAAAGAAGTAAGACACTTTTATAAAAAGGGGGCCTTGAACAGAAGTATAATAGATTAAAATGTCATTATCCTGGGAAGCGGAAATCCAGGTAAATACAAAATGTCAATCCCTTGGGAAGCGGGAGTCCAGTAAAATCCAGTTAATATAAAAGTGTCATTCCCGTGAAAACGGGAATCCAGGCTTGTCCCCGCGGAAGCGGAAATCCATATTGAAATTGTCTGGATTCCCAGTTAAGTTAGGAATAACGGGATGAATTCCCGTTGTTATCGGGAGTGACAAAATTTCAAAAGAGTAACGGAGGACAAGGGGAGTAAAACAAACCGAATTATGAAATGTTAGGTATTTTTACAAAGAGCCAATTTAAAAAGGGTTTTATCACAGGAGGAAAATGTGAAAAATTTCAGGTTGACTGTAATTATGCTTCTGGTAGCTGCTTTTATCCTGACGTCGGTTTTGGCAAACGCCCAGAGCAAAGCCGCAATTGAATGGTATAACAAGGGAATTCACGAAAACGATCTAAACAAAAAGATCGAATACTACTCAAAGGCGATAAACATCGACCCTAATTTCACCCTGGCCTACAACAACAGGGGGGTTGTATACAAGAATTTGAAGAGGTACGACGAGGCGATAGCTGACTACAACAGGGCCATAAACACCAAACCGAATTTTGGCATGGCCTATAATAACAGGGGGATTGCATATTTCTATCTAAAGAAATACAACGAGGCGATAGCCGACTTCACGAAGACAATCAGCCTCGAACCGAACAACCCCAATCCATACTTCGATAGGGGCTATACCTACGAGACCACGGGGAGGATCAGCGAGGCAAAGAGGGACTATCAGAAGGCATGCGATCTTGGGGCCGTTGAGGCGTGCAAAGAGCTGAAGAAGTAGGGCTGGCTTAATGCACTGTCATTGCGGGGAGCTCTGGCGAGGAGATGAGGCAGTCTGGTGGCATCTCCCCCAAAACACCAGATTGCCCCGCTCCTTTTTTAAATAGATATTGGTCGCTCGCAATGTCATATGGGGGCGACAAGGAAAACAGCAAAGCATTATCATTGGGCAACGAAGCAATCTCTCGGCGTACAAACACGCGATTGCCTCGCTCCGTTTTAAATAGATATTGGTCGCTCTAAATGACGGAACATCGCTAAGACTTATTAGAACAATACAATAAATAGTAACCTGTTTTAAAGGAACCTATCATGAAAAAGACGATCTCGATATTTATTGCCATGCTAATCATTTTGGCGGTCTCGACAGCCGCCCAGGCGAAAGACGTCAAGCTGGTCGACTACAACGTCTGGTTCGGACTCGACGGCAACGGGACATTTAAGATCGGTGAATACGAGGACAAGGCCACAAGGTGCAAGCGGTTCGACCTTCTGGTCTCGGGGCTTATGAAGCTGAACCCGGACGTAATCGGCATCCAGGAGGCGAACGAGCTTCCCGGATACGCCAGGAGGCTCGCCCGCAAGATCGGCTACAGCGCAGTCTGGAAGGTGGGCAACTCCGGCCTCAAGCTCTTCGGATTCGGCATCCCGGTGAACTTTACCGAGGGGGATGCCGTCCTTGCCATGAGTAACCACAACCTCGAGTTCCTGGGGGCAAGACGCCTCTCCGGCAAG is a window encoding:
- a CDS encoding chemotaxis protein CheW, with amino-acid sequence MRLLDGDIEKRYFIFSLGNRSFGISIREVVKVVLVEKVFMAPLLSDFVLGFIVHQGEPIPYLSLKRRLGLKEDERGDMALLVKVGDETFGLSIDGDYEVIQLELDPAPLPPEFKGVVKKYFRARAEQKDRRFIILDVGALVVADRQLQ
- a CDS encoding chemotaxis protein CheW, which translates into the protein MAADRGEIGNFKGSRYSVGRYDTFAVDKKLILVFSVGGVLFGLNAVFLAEIIQTGDVNYNDKGSKTKNILGSINIRDEKIPVFNIKGYFRLGNGDSDTDWKGEGGRGESLRQRGGGGKSVRRGGRGMESVNSMVIIKRGLGDSSELQRGGIIVDYIEGVLDERSFDRFPFPEIAVNESTKIYQELLMISGNMVLLLNIPWLMEMILPSD
- a CDS encoding MBL fold metallo-hydrolase yields the protein MSEILNKIHWLGHSGFRVEGSKTVYFDPYNIAGGPTADLILVSHTHYDHFSPNDIKKVSDGNTTLVISSDANPDFAGEVIKLVPGKTVDAKGMTIKGVPAYNVGKQFHPKANGWLGYLLTIDNDTIYHTGDTDLIPEMNGIKADVALVPVGGTFTMDAAEAAKAVKAMGVKAAIPMHWGEIVGDESDARRFKELVGDAAEVVILKKE
- a CDS encoding tetratricopeptide repeat protein; its protein translation is MKNFRLTVIMLLVAAFILTSVLANAQSKAAIEWYNKGIHENDLNKKIEYYSKAINIDPNFTLAYNNRGVVYKNLKRYDEAIADYNRAINTKPNFGMAYNNRGIAYFYLKKYNEAIADFTKTISLEPNNPNPYFDRGYTYETTGRISEAKRDYQKACDLGAVEACKELKK